One window from the genome of Diabrotica virgifera virgifera chromosome 6, PGI_DIABVI_V3a encodes:
- the LOC126886147 gene encoding zinc finger MYM-type protein 1-like has translation MTAFFAPDGNQEDDTTNISQPGSSSSATSDKYIHIQPHELILETSELVLEPEHLVSPVSKVLEYEEATTSNSDPKQDLLNFKDPALWQDSHNYAEMILEKWVEQNLTDMDFSMSKRNFGEQHRYAGKQIFYKRLVNGEVVRRDWAIYSESTGNIFCLYCVLFGNKKNQFKTGFSLWNKSKERLDEHERSNDHIDNLKMYMTRLLKQGRVDVELEKEISTAKEYWVKVLEIIISVIKFLATRELAFRGTHERIGEKRNGNYLGLLELLSEYDPFLKDHINKRANLGKGKSSYLSKGICNELLNILSNRVIDEIVRQIKANKYYSISVDSTPDITHHDQLTVILRYCDNKGNPVERFVGFYKNTGHSSQQLEETVIGMLESLKLDIKNYRGQSYDNASNMSGKYSGLQARIKAYNDLALFVPCAAHSLNLVVQNAADCCLEATSFFMLVQALYNFFSVSTHRWELLSRAIKDSAESGQTLLPKRVNTTRWSSRFDAVKALKSNYGLIKTCLIGISTDINEKNIVTVEAASLSEKVDLLENGIILSFWLDVLQRVNKVNKSVQKENMDGTTAHLLSSLADYFDFLRDRFDHYEALGMFLTGNENYAEKRIIKKKIAIRRNEFGGKLKPKRKNASIMLCLYNRQSKLEIIRRSDSYKSCSRAFEFLFKLKATEDEDIFRSATELQQNYKEDLDEYFPQECVHLNHLLTSLPQLKIDTALELIN, from the exons ATGACAGCATTTTTTGCACCTGATGGAAATCAAGAAGACGACACTACAAATATTTCCCAACCCGGTAGTAGTTCTAGTGCTACTAGTgataaatatattcatattcaacCACATGAACTTATTTTGGAGACTTCAGAATTAGTGCTAGAGCCAGAGCACTTAGTATCACCTGTTTCAAAAGTATTAGAATATGAAGAAGCAACCACCAGTAACTCGG aTCCAAAACAGGATTTACTTAATTTTAAAGATCCGGCACTTTGGCAAGATTCCCATAATTATGCAGAAATGATTCTAGAAAAATGGGTCGAACAGAATCTTACAGATATGGACTTTTcaatgtcaaaaagaaatttcGGGGAACAACACAGGTATGCCGGTAAGCAAATATTTTATAAAAGACTTGTTAATGGAGAGGTGGTTCGCCGCGATTGGGCAATTTACTCCGAGAGCACTGGCAATATATTTTGtctttattgtgtattatttggaAATAAAAAGAACCAATTTAAAACAGGATTTTCATTATGGAATAAAAGTAAGGAAAGATTAGACGAACATGAAAGATCCAATGATCATATagataatctgaaaatgtatatGACTCGCTTATTAAAGCAAGGAAGAGTTGATGTAGAACTCGAAAAGGAAATTAGCACTGCGAAAGAATATTGGGTGAAAGTACTAGAAATAATCATAAGTGTAATAAAGTTTCTGGCTACCAGGGAATTGGCATTTAGAGGTACTCATGAAAGAATTGGCGAAAAACGGAATGGAAACTACTTAGGTTTACTGGAACTATTGTCAGAATATGATCCATTTTTGAAAGATCATATTAATAAACGAGCAAATTTAGGTAAGGGCAAATCGTCATATCTATCAAAAGGTATATGTAACGAATTACTGAATATTTTATCCAATCGAGTCATTGATGAAATTGTTAGACAAATTAAGGCAAACAAATACTATTCTATAAGTGTAGATTCAACCCCTGACATAACACACCATGACCAACTTACAGTGATTTTGAGATATTGTGACAATAAAGGGAATCCCGTGGAAAGATTCGTGGGATTTTATAAAAACACTGGGCATAGCTCACAACAACTTGAGGAAACAGTTATTGGGATGTTAGAGTCTTTGAAATTAGATATTAAGAACTATAGAGGCCAGTCTTACGACAATGCCAGTAATATGAGTGGAAAGTATTCTGGTTTGCAAGCACGTATTAAAGCTTACAATGATTTAGCTCTCTTTGTGCCGTGTGCTGCTCACTCTTTAAATTTAGTTGTCCAAAATGCAGCAGATTGTTGTTTGGAAGCAACATCTTTTTTTATGTTGGTACAAGCTCTCTACAATTTTTTCTCCGTGTCTACACATAGGTGGGAGTTATTGTCTCGTGCAATAAAGGATTCGGCTGAGTCGGGGCAGACACTGTTACCTAAGAGAGTGAATACAACCCGTTGGTCTTCTCGTTTTGATgccgtaaaagcgttaaaaagcaaTTACGGTTTGATTAAAACATGTTTGATTGGAATATCAACGGATATAAATGAGAAAAACATAGTAACAGTTGAAGCAGCTTCTCTATCGGAAAAAGTTGATTTGTTGGAAAACGGAATAATTTTATCATTTTGGCTTGACGTTTTACAAAGGGTTAATAAAGTGAATAAATCAGTACAAAAGGAAAATATGGATGGCACAACCGCTCATCTGTTATCATCTTTAGCAGATTACTTTGATTTCTTACGTGATCGTTTTGATCACTACGAGGCCTTAGGAATGTTCTTAACAGGGAACGAAAATTATGCTGAGAAGaggattatcaaaaaaaaaattgcaattagGAGAAATGAATTCGGAGGCAAGCTTAAGCCAAAAAGAAAAAATGCGAGCATAATGTTATGTTTGTATAATAGACAATCTAAGTTGGAGATTATTCGCCGATCTGATAGTTATAAATCTTGTTCAAGAGCATTTGAATTTTTGTTTAAACTAAAAGCTACGGAAGATGAAGATATTTTCAGATCGGCAACCGAATTACAACAAAACTACAAGGAGGATTTGGACGAGTATTTTCCCCAAGAATGTGTTCATTTAAATCATTTGTTAACGTCTCTTCCCCAATTAAAAATAGACACTGCTTTAGAATTG ATTAATTAA